One genomic segment of Nitrospira sp. includes these proteins:
- a CDS encoding DUF86 domain-containing protein — translation MDRDIVQAKLESLRRCVERIADKTPPSADPLAHDPDLQDIIALNLQRAVQLCVDLAAHVIVDTSSKAPSTMADNFAILQEVNVIPPALADRMMKAVGFRNIAVHSYQTIDWNIVYQICTRHLDDFRQFAKAIAQQLAKR, via the coding sequence ATGGATCGGGACATAGTCCAAGCCAAGCTCGAATCACTCCGGCGTTGCGTCGAGCGAATTGCCGACAAGACACCGCCCTCTGCCGACCCGCTGGCCCACGACCCCGATCTCCAAGACATCATCGCGCTCAATCTTCAGCGTGCCGTCCAACTCTGCGTCGACCTTGCCGCGCATGTCATCGTCGACACCTCCTCCAAAGCGCCCTCGACCATGGCCGACAATTTCGCCATTCTGCAGGAGGTGAACGTCATTCCCCCCGCCTTGGCAGACCGGATGATGAAAGCCGTGGGATTTAGAAACATCGCCGTGCATAGCTATCAGACCATCGATTGGAACATCGTCTATCAGATCTGCACCCGCCACCTCGACGATTTCCGGCAATTTGCCAAAGCCATTGCCCAGCAACTCGCCAAACGCTGA
- a CDS encoding nucleotidyltransferase domain-containing protein yields the protein MAQQVPQALSGIERQIAHVMARHTAVAIAILFGSTATGHARPDSDLDVAIATVTPLTAEARIALIEDLALTFGRPVDLIDLDQVHSPLLHRIFTQGHMILCNDRTRYAELLLRMIYEEADVMPYYRRILSDRRHAWIGT from the coding sequence ATGGCACAACAGGTACCACAAGCCCTTTCCGGCATTGAGCGACAAATCGCTCATGTCATGGCTCGCCACACCGCTGTGGCCATTGCGATCCTTTTCGGGTCCACAGCCACAGGGCATGCGCGGCCGGACAGCGACCTCGACGTGGCCATTGCCACCGTCACGCCGCTCACGGCCGAGGCTCGTATCGCGCTCATTGAAGACCTTGCGCTGACATTCGGGCGGCCTGTGGACCTCATCGACCTCGACCAGGTACATAGCCCGCTGTTGCACCGGATCTTCACACAGGGGCACATGATTCTCTGCAACGATCGGACGCGCTACGCTGAACTCCTCCTGCGCATGATCTATGAAGAGGCCGATGTGATGCCTTACTACCGCCGGATATTGTCCGATAGAAGGCACGCATGGATCGGGACATAG
- a CDS encoding DUF2330 domain-containing protein has product MRRIVIPMLTLFLGLCTWSSEASAFCGFYVGKADTKLFNKASEVAIARHDNKTVITMANDFKGDVKEFAMVVPVPTVLEKEQIHVGDPAVLKHLADYSAPRLVEYFDENPCRRYDMMQDRMGTMKSMAPAAAEAKRERDQVLGVTVEAQYLVGEYDILILSAKESAGLETWLTENDYKIPHGASAVLHSYLKQNLKFFVAKVNLGEQAKLGLTHLRPLQIAFESPKFMLPIRLGTVNADGAQELFIYFLTQQGRVETTNYRTVRLPEAQEIPLYVKDKFGDFYRDLFTQQVKRESERGVFLEYAWDMNWCDPCAATPLSAEELRGLGVFWQDSLGGPQRGRSMPMAQNVFLTRLHVRYDAAHFPEDLMFQETSDRSNFQARYILRHPWTGTDECAAATTYRQQLRERYEREAQTLATLTGWNIGEIRKTMNIAAVPTVEGKKWYRQLWAN; this is encoded by the coding sequence ATGAGACGCATCGTTATTCCCATGCTCACATTATTCCTTGGCCTGTGTACCTGGAGCAGCGAAGCTTCCGCGTTCTGCGGCTTCTATGTCGGCAAGGCCGATACGAAGCTCTTCAACAAAGCGTCGGAAGTCGCCATCGCGCGCCACGACAACAAGACCGTCATCACGATGGCCAACGATTTCAAAGGCGACGTGAAGGAATTTGCGATGGTGGTGCCGGTGCCGACGGTCCTGGAGAAGGAGCAAATCCACGTCGGCGATCCGGCCGTGCTGAAACATCTGGCCGACTATTCGGCCCCCCGGCTGGTGGAATACTTCGACGAGAATCCCTGCCGACGCTACGACATGATGCAGGACCGGATGGGCACCATGAAAAGCATGGCCCCGGCCGCCGCCGAAGCCAAACGCGAACGCGATCAGGTCCTGGGCGTGACGGTGGAGGCGCAGTACCTCGTCGGCGAATACGACATTCTCATCCTCTCGGCGAAGGAAAGCGCCGGCCTGGAAACCTGGCTGACGGAAAACGACTACAAGATTCCCCACGGGGCTTCGGCCGTGCTCCATAGCTATCTAAAACAAAATCTGAAGTTCTTTGTGGCCAAGGTCAATCTGGGCGAACAAGCCAAGCTGGGCCTCACGCATCTACGGCCGCTCCAGATTGCCTTTGAATCGCCGAAGTTCATGCTGCCGATTCGCCTGGGTACGGTGAACGCCGACGGCGCCCAGGAACTGTTCATCTATTTCCTGACCCAGCAAGGCCGCGTCGAGACCACGAACTACCGCACAGTCCGCTTGCCGGAAGCGCAAGAGATCCCGCTTTATGTGAAGGACAAATTCGGGGACTTCTATCGCGATCTCTTTACGCAACAAGTGAAGCGCGAGAGCGAGCGAGGCGTGTTTCTGGAATATGCCTGGGACATGAATTGGTGCGATCCCTGCGCGGCCACCCCCCTCTCAGCCGAGGAGCTGCGCGGGCTGGGGGTGTTCTGGCAGGACAGCCTCGGCGGCCCACAACGAGGCCGGAGCATGCCGATGGCCCAGAACGTATTCCTGACCCGCCTGCACGTTCGCTATGACGCGGCGCACTTCCCCGAAGACCTGATGTTCCAGGAAACTTCGGATCGGTCGAATTTCCAGGCACGCTACATCCTACGCCATCCCTGGACCGGCACGGACGAATGCGCGGCGGCGACCACCTATCGCCAGCAACTGCGGGAACGCTATGAACGGGAAGCGCAAACGCTGGCCACATTGACCGGCTGGAATATCGGCGAGATCCGCAAGACGATGAACATCGCTGCCGTGCCGACCGTCGAGGGGAAGAAGTGGTATCGGCAGTTGTGGGCGAACTAG
- a CDS encoding RnfABCDGE type electron transport complex subunit D, with translation MNLHRLKTHLSALDPRLYQIASLSTLLLYGLGWLHFTVSPGQIALTIGAALLTQYAGTRIYDLPAFDPKSPLISALSLCLLLRTDDLTLAALAAVIAIGSKFVIRWKDKHVFNPTNLALVVMIAGGLGWISPGQWGQVAWFGFLIACLGSLVVTRAARADVTLAFLAFYVGLLFARALWLGDPLTIPLHQIESGALLIFAFFMISDPKTTPDSRSGRIFYALLVTLAALYVQFGLFKPNGPLWGLIACAPLVPAIDYLFQGVRYSWSAPSNGSSPGSPLCPAACRLSLSHQRRFS, from the coding sequence ATGAACCTGCATCGACTCAAGACGCATCTTTCAGCGCTCGATCCCCGTCTGTACCAGATTGCCAGCCTCAGCACACTGCTCCTGTATGGCCTCGGCTGGCTGCACTTCACGGTGTCGCCCGGGCAAATCGCCCTCACGATCGGCGCGGCGTTACTGACTCAATATGCCGGCACGCGCATTTACGATCTACCTGCCTTTGACCCCAAGAGCCCGCTGATCTCGGCCCTCTCTCTCTGCCTCCTGCTCCGCACAGACGACCTCACCCTGGCCGCGTTGGCCGCCGTCATCGCGATCGGCAGTAAGTTCGTCATCCGCTGGAAAGACAAGCACGTCTTCAATCCGACGAATCTGGCGCTGGTCGTCATGATTGCCGGCGGGCTCGGCTGGATTTCGCCCGGGCAGTGGGGGCAGGTCGCCTGGTTCGGCTTTCTCATCGCCTGCCTCGGCAGCCTCGTGGTCACCCGGGCGGCGCGGGCCGATGTGACCCTCGCCTTTCTTGCCTTCTATGTCGGTCTGTTGTTCGCACGAGCGCTCTGGCTTGGCGATCCGCTCACGATCCCGCTGCATCAGATTGAAAGCGGCGCACTGCTCATCTTTGCCTTCTTCATGATCTCCGATCCCAAAACGACCCCTGATTCCAGAAGCGGCCGGATCTTCTACGCCCTGCTCGTCACGCTGGCTGCTCTCTATGTGCAATTCGGCTTATTCAAACCCAACGGCCCGCTCTGGGGCTTGATCGCCTGTGCGCCGCTGGTCCCGGCCATCGACTATTTATTTCAAGGCGTTCGATACAGCTGGTCAGCCCCATCGAATGGTTCTTCGCCCGGTTCTCCCCTGTGCCCAGCAGCCTGTCGCCTGTCCCTTTCACATCAAAGGAGGTTCTCATGA